One genomic segment of Aliarcobacter cibarius includes these proteins:
- a CDS encoding DMT family transporter, translated as MEENVNKGIKYMLIASFLFALMGVAAKELSNTLSSIEVVFFRNVFGVLFILFSIYKSPLKQLGGKFWLLVFRGTAGFIALLFFFYNIANIPLGEAMTFSKTSTIFTALLAYFFLKEQIGFKGWIGVFIGFIGILFITEFDGSSLEKTDYLGILSGVGAALAYTSIRELRKYYDSRAIVLSFMTVGTILPLILMIISEFYTNPNLDFMLGTFVLPQSKDWIFIVLLGIFSTYAQIFMTKAYSFAKAGIIGTVSYSNIVFSIILGLFMGDAFPSFIIVLGIILIVFSGILVSKK; from the coding sequence TTGGAAGAAAATGTAAACAAAGGTATAAAATATATGCTTATTGCTTCATTTTTATTTGCGCTTATGGGAGTTGCAGCTAAAGAGTTAAGTAATACTTTAAGTTCAATAGAAGTTGTATTTTTTAGGAATGTTTTTGGTGTATTATTTATTTTATTTTCTATTTATAAGTCACCTCTTAAACAGTTAGGTGGTAAATTTTGGCTTCTTGTTTTTAGAGGAACAGCTGGATTTATAGCTTTGCTTTTCTTTTTTTATAATATTGCAAATATTCCTTTAGGAGAAGCTATGACTTTTTCTAAAACTTCTACAATATTTACGGCTCTTTTAGCGTATTTTTTTCTAAAGGAACAAATTGGATTTAAAGGTTGGATTGGAGTATTTATTGGATTTATTGGAATTTTATTTATAACAGAATTTGATGGCTCAAGTTTAGAAAAAACTGATTATTTAGGAATACTTTCAGGTGTTGGAGCAGCTTTGGCCTATACTTCTATTAGAGAACTTAGAAAATATTACGATAGTAGAGCAATTGTTTTATCATTTATGACTGTTGGAACAATTTTACCTTTGATTTTAATGATTATTAGTGAGTTTTATACAAATCCAAATTTAGATTTTATGTTGGGAACTTTTGTGTTACCACAGTCTAAAGATTGGATTTTTATAGTTTTATTAGGAATTTTTTCAACTTATGCTCAAATATTTATGACAAAAGCTTATTCATTTGCAAAAGCTGGAATTATAGGAACAGTATCTTATAGTAATATTGTTTTTTCAATTATTTTAGGTCTTTTTATGGGTGATGCTTTTCCTTCATTTATAATAGTTTTAGGTATAATCTTAATCGTATTTAGTGGAATTTTAGTAAGTAAAAAATAA
- the kdsA gene encoding 3-deoxy-8-phosphooctulonate synthase, with product MLTVMTGPCVLEDMDTILKIAEKLKPLSEDKRVDFYFKASFDKANRTSLSSFRGPGLDEGLKIFEKIKKEFGYKVVTDIHESYQAAPAGEVMDILQIPAFLCRQTDLLVAAAETKAKINIKKGQFLAADAMKHPVEKVLNTRGITEVNYENSEKAGVWLCERGNTFGYGALVVDMRNLILLRQYAPVIFDATHSVQIPSTGGTTGGNSTFVPYMARAAASVGVDGFFFETHIDPKNAKSDGPNMLHIDDLYKTMNEIFAIKEALGN from the coding sequence ATGTTAACAGTTATGACAGGACCTTGTGTTTTAGAAGATATGGATACAATTTTAAAAATAGCGGAGAAATTGAAGCCGTTAAGTGAAGATAAAAGAGTTGATTTTTATTTTAAAGCTAGTTTTGATAAAGCAAATAGAACAAGTTTAAGCTCTTTTAGAGGACCTGGACTTGATGAGGGATTAAAAATATTTGAGAAAATAAAAAAAGAGTTTGGATATAAAGTAGTAACTGATATTCATGAATCATATCAAGCAGCACCTGCGGGAGAGGTTATGGATATACTTCAAATTCCTGCATTTTTATGTAGACAAACAGATTTACTTGTTGCTGCAGCTGAAACAAAAGCTAAAATAAATATTAAAAAAGGGCAGTTTTTAGCAGCGGATGCTATGAAACATCCTGTTGAAAAAGTTTTAAATACTAGAGGAATAACTGAAGTAAATTATGAAAATAGTGAAAAAGCTGGTGTTTGGCTTTGTGAAAGAGGGAATACTTTTGGATACGGTGCTTTAGTTGTTGATATGAGAAATTTAATACTTTTAAGACAGTACGCACCTGTTATTTTTGATGCAACACATAGTGTTCAAATTCCAAGTACTGGAGGAACAACAGGGGGAAATAGTACTTTTGTTCCTTATATGGCAAGAGCTGCAGCTAGTGTAGGAGTTGATGGATTTTTCTTTGAGACACATATTGACCCAAAAAATGCAAAAAGTGATGGGCCTAATATGCTTCATATTGATGATTTGTATAAAACTATGAATGAAATTTTTGCTATTAAAGAGGCTTTAGGTAACTAA
- the ribH gene encoding 6,7-dimethyl-8-ribityllumazine synthase: MRIIEGVLRLKGHEKVAIINGRFNHIITDRLVEGAKDAFKRHGGNEDNLDLILVPGAFEIPFALEKALASKKYDAVCCVGAVIRGATPHFDYISAEATKGIATVALKYGKPVSNGVLTTDTIEQAIERAGSKVGNKGAEAMVTIIEMLDLYSEMEK, from the coding sequence ATGAGAATAATAGAAGGTGTTTTACGATTAAAAGGACACGAAAAAGTTGCAATAATAAATGGAAGATTTAACCATATTATTACTGATAGATTGGTTGAAGGTGCAAAAGATGCATTTAAAAGACATGGAGGAAATGAAGATAATTTAGATTTAATATTAGTTCCTGGTGCTTTTGAAATACCTTTTGCTCTTGAAAAAGCTCTTGCAAGTAAAAAATATGATGCTGTATGTTGTGTTGGTGCAGTTATAAGAGGAGCAACACCTCATTTTGATTATATAAGTGCAGAAGCAACAAAAGGTATTGCAACAGTGGCTTTAAAGTATGGAAAACCTGTTTCAAATGGTGTTTTAACAACTGATACAATTGAGCAAGCAATTGAAAGAGCTGGTTCAAAAGTAGGGAACAAAGGTGCTGAAGCTATGGTTACAATAATTGAAATGCTAGATTTATATAGCGAAATGGAAAAATAA
- the nusB gene encoding transcription antitermination factor NusB — MATRTQARESVIGLLYAYDLGNEEIAKFVDEILEEKKIRNSQKEFALNLFNGTIKNVEVIDEQIIAFITQGTIDDVGSVEKSILRLAIYEILFENLSKAIVINEAIELAKRLASDGAPKFINAILDQIKKV; from the coding sequence TTGGCAACAAGAACACAAGCAAGAGAGTCTGTAATTGGACTTCTGTATGCATATGATTTAGGAAATGAAGAAATTGCGAAATTTGTTGATGAGATATTAGAAGAAAAGAAAATTAGAAATAGTCAAAAAGAATTTGCATTAAATTTATTCAATGGAACAATAAAAAACGTTGAAGTAATAGATGAGCAAATTATCGCTTTTATAACACAAGGAACTATTGATGATGTAGGTAGTGTTGAGAAATCTATTTTAAGATTAGCTATTTATGAAATATTGTTTGAAAATTTATCAAAAGCTATTGTAATAAATGAAGCGATAGAATTAGCAAAAAGATTAGCAAGTGATGGTGCTCCAAAATTTATAAATGCAATTTTAGACCAAATAAAAAAGGTATAG
- the pyrF gene encoding orotidine-5'-phosphate decarboxylase has translation MKKDMKLCVSLDLESSSENLELVEKIKDFDVWLKVGFRTYLRDGKKFLEDIKNINPNFKIFLDLKLYDIPNTMADAAEDISKFGLVDMFNVHASAGKFAMQTVMNRIKDIPNRPLVLAVTALTSFDNDSFKEIYGENIDKKAREFAKNTFEAGLDGVVCSAFESLDIKENTSNDFITLCPGIRPFGEDSGDQKRVADISFSKENLVNFIVVGRPIYKSENPRAVVQKILNNL, from the coding sequence ATGAAAAAAGATATGAAGCTTTGTGTATCTTTAGACCTTGAAAGTTCAAGTGAAAATTTAGAACTTGTAGAAAAAATAAAAGATTTTGATGTTTGGTTAAAAGTAGGTTTTAGAACATATTTAAGAGATGGAAAAAAGTTTTTAGAAGATATAAAAAATATAAACCCAAACTTTAAAATTTTTTTAGATTTAAAACTATATGATATTCCAAATACTATGGCTGATGCGGCTGAAGATATATCAAAATTTGGTTTAGTTGATATGTTTAATGTTCATGCAAGTGCAGGAAAATTTGCTATGCAAACTGTAATGAATAGAATCAAAGATATTCCAAATCGACCTTTGGTTCTTGCTGTTACAGCTCTTACTTCTTTTGATAATGATAGTTTTAAAGAGATTTATGGAGAGAATATAGATAAAAAAGCAAGAGAATTTGCAAAAAATACTTTTGAAGCAGGACTTGATGGTGTTGTTTGTTCAGCTTTTGAAAGTTTAGATATAAAAGAAAATACATCTAATGATTTTATAACATTATGTCCTGGTATTCGTCCTTTTGGTGAAGATAGTGGAGATCAAAAAAGAGTTGCTGATATATCTTTTTCAAAAGAAAATTTAGTGAATTTTATAGTTGTAGGAAGACCTATATATAAAAGTGAAAATCCTAGAGCAGTAGTTCAAAAAATTTTAAATAATCTATAA
- a CDS encoding radical SAM/SPASM domain-containing protein has product MELTNICNLKCTFCPPKLMPNKIMDLDTFDRLNFELKNFTNELAYHIVGDPLVLTNLEEYLNISLKHGLKVNITTTANNINVKHYKALLNPAIKQINFSLNSYNANSHKKSFEEYLNPILDFVKFAQENKHEYFINFRIWNLDNEKTAFDFNSKTFDKLNSFFDSKLNINEIYETKPKNIRVDRKIFINFDEYFSWPSLKNEVVSLKGFCYGLSSHFGILANGTVVPCCLDLDANINLGNIHEFSIEKILESPKAKQMIQGFKNNILIEELCQKCDYRKRFDF; this is encoded by the coding sequence ATAGAACTTACAAATATTTGTAATTTAAAATGTACCTTTTGTCCACCTAAATTGATGCCAAATAAAATTATGGATTTGGATACTTTTGATAGATTAAATTTTGAGTTAAAAAATTTTACAAATGAGCTAGCATATCATATTGTAGGAGATCCTTTAGTTCTTACAAATTTGGAAGAGTATCTAAATATTAGTTTAAAACATGGATTAAAAGTAAATATTACGACTACAGCAAATAATATAAATGTCAAACACTATAAGGCTTTGTTAAATCCAGCAATTAAGCAAATTAATTTTTCTTTAAATTCCTACAATGCTAATTCACATAAAAAAAGTTTTGAAGAGTATTTAAATCCAATTTTAGATTTTGTAAAGTTTGCACAAGAAAATAAACATGAATATTTTATAAATTTTAGAATTTGGAATTTAGATAATGAAAAAACAGCATTTGATTTTAATAGTAAAACTTTTGATAAATTAAATAGTTTTTTTGATTCAAAATTAAATATTAATGAGATTTATGAGACAAAACCAAAAAATATAAGAGTAGATAGAAAAATATTTATAAATTTTGATGAATATTTCAGTTGGCCAAGTTTGAAAAATGAAGTTGTTAGTTTAAAAGGTTTTTGTTATGGATTGAGTTCACATTTTGGTATTTTAGCAAATGGAACAGTAGTTCCTTGTTGTTTGGATTTAGATGCAAATATAAATCTTGGAAATATACATGAATTTTCAATAGAAAAAATTTTAGAGAGTCCTAAAGCTAAACAAATGATACAGGGATTTAAAAACAATATTTTAATTGAGGAACTTTGTCAAAAATGTGATTATAGAAAAAGATTCGATTTTTAA
- a CDS encoding EI24 domain-containing protein, translated as MNEIEILKRSIRDFFSSSMLKIALVPLIVTMIVLYALFFGFASFGIDALKTVAETSQNGGEVIIDENAPFYFVWLTYLIVFLFKYSITSWLAGFLLYTVGVVFIFHLSVILTLIIIGFLTPFVVNYLKKTHYNSLNLKPYGTVLGAFWVLTKSLFIMILLYILLVPLYFIPLVNLIALYLPLYYFFHKLLNYDVSSTILSNEEYKIIYSKNSNSFRIRTFFLYFISTVPFFTLFIAIFYVIYLSHAYFMELEKIQKVEINTNEKDNNLRQIDYKESL; from the coding sequence ATGAATGAAATAGAAATTTTAAAAAGAAGTATAAGAGATTTTTTTAGTTCTTCAATGCTAAAAATTGCATTGGTACCTTTAATTGTTACAATGATAGTTTTATATGCGCTATTTTTTGGTTTTGCTAGTTTTGGAATAGATGCTTTAAAAACAGTTGCTGAAACTTCTCAAAATGGAGGAGAAGTTATAATTGATGAAAATGCACCATTTTATTTTGTTTGGCTCACATACTTGATTGTATTTTTATTTAAATACTCTATTACTTCATGGTTGGCAGGGTTTTTATTGTATACTGTGGGTGTCGTTTTTATATTTCATCTTAGTGTTATTTTAACTTTAATAATAATTGGTTTTTTAACACCTTTTGTTGTAAATTATCTTAAGAAAACACATTATAATAGTTTGAATTTAAAGCCATATGGAACTGTTTTAGGTGCTTTTTGGGTCCTTACTAAGTCATTATTTATAATGATACTTTTATATATATTGTTAGTTCCTTTATACTTTATTCCTTTGGTAAATTTGATAGCTCTTTATTTACCTTTGTATTATTTTTTCCATAAACTTTTAAATTATGATGTATCATCTACAATTTTAAGTAACGAAGAATATAAAATAATTTATTCAAAAAATTCTAACTCATTTAGAATTAGAACATTTTTTCTTTATTTTATATCTACGGTTCCATTTTTTACACTTTTTATAGCAATATTTTACGTAATTTATTTATCTCATGCTTATTTTATGGAACTTGAAAAAATCCAAAAAGTAGAAATTAATACAAATGAAAAAGATAACAATCTTAGACAAATAGATTATAAAGAGAGTTTGTAA
- a CDS encoding inositol monophosphatase family protein yields MKNIENAIIKSNMEIFEYIRNNLKKEDYLYTNQIGFGGDNSLKIDIIFENIFIKNLKEFGNIFSEECGFLDFQKEFTFVIDPLDGSNNFFSNLPYYGTSVGVKKGEETIAGFVANLASGVLIYKIFNEDIKYFCLNSKKELKQNLNSNSKVAVFERGYKYPNICKVLNDKNIKFRILGATALSLANAKDYDFVLFAGDLRVFDLEAALFISSGLYIYKDENLVFISKYKDKFHYFKENIKDFWV; encoded by the coding sequence TTGAAAAATATAGAAAATGCAATAATAAAATCAAATATGGAAATATTTGAATATATAAGAAATAATTTAAAAAAAGAGGATTATTTATATACTAATCAGATTGGTTTTGGAGGAGATAATTCTCTTAAAATTGACATTATATTTGAAAATATATTTATAAAAAATCTAAAAGAATTTGGAAATATTTTCAGTGAAGAGTGTGGATTTTTAGATTTTCAAAAAGAATTTACATTTGTAATTGATCCGCTTGATGGAAGTAATAATTTTTTCTCAAATCTTCCATATTATGGAACATCTGTTGGAGTAAAAAAAGGGGAAGAAACAATTGCTGGTTTTGTAGCAAACTTAGCTTCAGGAGTTTTAATTTATAAAATTTTTAATGAAGATATAAAATATTTTTGTTTAAATAGTAAAAAAGAATTAAAACAAAATCTAAATAGTAATTCAAAAGTTGCAGTATTTGAAAGAGGATACAAATATCCTAATATTTGTAAAGTATTAAATGATAAAAATATTAAGTTTAGAATTTTAGGAGCTACAGCTCTAAGTTTAGCAAATGCAAAAGATTATGATTTTGTTTTATTTGCTGGAGATTTAAGAGTTTTTGATTTAGAAGCAGCCTTATTTATAAGTAGTGGTTTATATATTTATAAAGATGAAAATCTTGTTTTTATATCAAAATATAAAGATAAATTTCATTATTTTAAAGAAAATATTAAAGATTTTTGGGTATAA
- a CDS encoding YfhL family 4Fe-4S dicluster ferredoxin, with translation MALIIMDECIACDACREECPNYAIEEGDPIYVIDPDRCTECVGHYEEPQCVEVCPVDCIILDPDNEETLEELKFKYEQLMEEEN, from the coding sequence ATGGCTTTAATAATTATGGATGAATGTATTGCATGTGACGCTTGTAGAGAGGAGTGTCCTAACTATGCGATAGAAGAGGGAGATCCAATTTATGTAATTGATCCAGATAGATGTACTGAGTGTGTTGGACACTATGAAGAACCGCAGTGTGTTGAGGTTTGTCCAGTAGACTGTATTATTTTAGATCCGGATAATGAAGAGACATTAGAAGAACTAAAATTTAAATATGAACAGTTAATGGAAGAAGAAAACTAA
- a CDS encoding Ppx/GppA phosphatase family protein: MSKITTIIDIGSNSMRMVVLEKSSRFAFSLINETKSKVKISEGCYENGGNLQEVPMQRAYEALKSFLNISNALKSRKILCVATSALRDAPNSKIFLNRVKKDLDLNIKIINGEKEAYFGGVATSNLLPDDNFVTVDIGGGSTEFCFVKDGKIKKSISLDVGTVRLKELYFNKNNLDGAKKYILDSLKKVYDLNEEIPSKVVGIGGSIRFLSKLIMQKNCYPLDAIHGFTYSVKKEEKLFVDILKTKTVEDLERLGVKKDRFDTIKEGTFIFKTILDELDTKTVVTSGVGVREGVYLTDLLRNSNHKFPENFNVSVRSLLDRFQIDAKQSAYVGTNASKIFDVLKPIHNLDEKYKTLLVVASKLHSIGTTLNFYKSNDNAFEFILNGLSYDFFHSSRVIVAYILKFSKKSLPRQRDLEEYEELLPSLDTMQWLSFMIALNLAVNIDFSRPKVKYVLLNNTLHLELPNKSFLVESYIEKLELPQKLFLEIL; this comes from the coding sequence ATGTCAAAAATCACAACAATCATTGATATTGGGTCAAACTCAATGAGAATGGTTGTTCTAGAAAAGAGTAGTAGGTTTGCCTTTAGTCTTATAAATGAGACAAAAAGTAAGGTTAAAATTTCTGAAGGTTGCTATGAAAATGGCGGTAATCTTCAGGAAGTTCCAATGCAAAGAGCCTATGAAGCTTTAAAATCATTTTTAAATATTTCAAATGCTTTAAAATCAAGAAAAATTTTATGTGTTGCAACATCAGCTTTAAGAGATGCTCCAAATTCTAAGATATTTTTAAATAGAGTTAAAAAAGATTTAGATTTAAATATCAAAATCATAAATGGAGAAAAAGAGGCATATTTTGGTGGAGTTGCTACTTCAAATCTCCTACCAGATGATAATTTTGTAACTGTTGATATTGGCGGTGGTTCTACTGAGTTTTGTTTTGTAAAAGATGGAAAAATAAAAAAATCTATATCATTAGATGTTGGTACAGTAAGATTAAAAGAGTTATATTTTAATAAAAACAATTTAGATGGTGCTAAAAAATATATTTTAGATAGCTTAAAAAAAGTTTATGATTTAAATGAAGAAATTCCTTCTAAAGTTGTAGGAATTGGTGGAAGTATTAGATTTCTATCAAAATTAATTATGCAAAAAAACTGTTATCCTTTAGATGCAATTCATGGGTTTACTTATAGTGTAAAAAAGGAAGAAAAACTTTTTGTTGATATATTAAAAACAAAAACAGTTGAAGATTTAGAAAGACTAGGAGTTAAAAAAGATAGGTTTGATACTATAAAAGAAGGAACTTTTATTTTTAAAACGATTCTTGATGAGTTAGACACAAAAACTGTTGTAACTTCTGGAGTAGGTGTTCGAGAGGGAGTTTATTTAACAGATCTTCTTAGAAATTCAAATCATAAATTTCCAGAGAATTTTAATGTAAGTGTTAGAAGTTTACTTGATAGATTTCAAATTGATGCAAAACAAAGTGCTTATGTGGGTACTAATGCAAGTAAAATATTTGATGTATTAAAGCCAATTCATAATTTAGATGAAAAGTATAAAACACTTTTAGTTGTTGCTTCAAAGCTACATTCAATTGGAACTACTTTGAATTTTTATAAATCAAATGATAATGCTTTTGAGTTTATTTTAAATGGGCTAAGTTATGATTTTTTTCACTCTTCAAGAGTTATAGTAGCTTATATATTGAAATTCTCAAAGAAATCTCTACCAAGACAGAGAGATTTAGAAGAATATGAAGAACTTTTACCATCTTTGGATACTATGCAATGGCTTTCGTTTATGATAGCACTTAATTTAGCTGTAAATATTGATTTTAGTAGACCTAAAGTGAAATATGTTTTGCTCAATAATACATTGCATTTAGAATTACCTAATAAATCATTTTTGGTTGAATCATATATTGAAAAATTAGAACTTCCACAAAAACTATTTTTAGAGATTTTATAG
- the waaC gene encoding lipopolysaccharide heptosyltransferase I encodes MEKIAIIKLSAMGDIIHSMVALEFIKKYYPSIKIDWFVEDAFSQVLEYNPNINKIIKLNLKSIKKLKKNIFSQISFIKAFKEENYDLIIDAQGLIKSALVARILGKNIVGFCKNSTREGFASFFYTKKVSIAYDKNVIERNCFLISKALNFDISTEDILNKKPFLFFKSENKVVYDFLSKDKKNILLIVGASWKSKMYSKEKFAKIVSNIDENFIIAWGNEEEKSIASFISDNSSAKVLPKIDLNSLKALVSKVDLVIGNDTGPTHMAWALNTPSITIFGNTPDYRNTYLTNINRTVKSKSFVNPFKLNKEDFSINEINEQEIIKIAKELLCIE; translated from the coding sequence GTGGAAAAGATAGCTATTATAAAGCTATCTGCAATGGGTGATATTATTCACTCTATGGTAGCTTTAGAATTTATAAAAAAGTACTATCCAAGCATTAAAATTGATTGGTTTGTAGAAGATGCTTTTTCTCAAGTTTTGGAATATAATCCAAACATAAATAAGATAATAAAATTAAACCTTAAATCTATAAAAAAATTAAAAAAAAATATTTTTTCTCAAATATCTTTTATTAAAGCTTTTAAAGAAGAGAATTACGATCTTATAATAGATGCTCAAGGACTTATTAAATCTGCACTTGTTGCTAGAATTTTGGGAAAAAATATTGTTGGATTTTGTAAAAATTCTACAAGAGAAGGATTTGCAAGTTTTTTTTATACAAAAAAAGTAAGTATAGCTTACGATAAAAATGTAATAGAAAGAAACTGTTTTTTAATCTCTAAAGCTTTAAACTTTGATATATCAACAGAGGATATTTTAAATAAAAAACCATTTTTATTTTTCAAGAGTGAGAATAAAGTAGTCTATGATTTTTTATCTAAAGATAAAAAGAATATATTATTAATAGTTGGGGCTAGTTGGAAGAGTAAAATGTATTCTAAAGAGAAGTTTGCTAAAATAGTGTCAAATATTGATGAAAATTTTATAATAGCTTGGGGAAATGAAGAAGAAAAATCTATAGCTTCTTTTATATCAGATAATTCAAGTGCTAAAGTTTTACCAAAAATAGATTTAAATAGTTTAAAAGCATTAGTATCAAAAGTTGATTTAGTAATAGGAAATGATACTGGACCAACTCATATGGCTTGGGCTTTAAACACTCCAAGTATTACAATATTTGGAAATACCCCAGATTATAGAAATACATATCTTACAAATATAAATAGAACAGTAAAATCTAAATCTTTTGTTAATCCATTTAAGTTAAATAAAGAGGATTTTTCTATAAATGAAATAAATGAGCAAGAGATTATAAAAATAGCGAAGGAGCTTTTATGTATAGAGTGA
- a CDS encoding LpxL/LpxP family acyltransferase: MYRVIKDYFRLFLYNTFIFLFLITPKFIMEKFLRFLAFLAYKLNKKHLKVARANLDLVYKDSISKDRKEEIIYNSYKSLVFNMYEFIENQTISKEELLSKANILNKEIIEKAFQDNRKIIYMTAHYGGWEITLPYIALMFGDIAVVNRRMDNPHIQKKYEIARSKNRITMLEKETAAKGMLKAFKENKSVAIVIDQHIGSGIEVEFLAQKAYATDSTSRLALKFGAIIIPIFTVNNGFRDWTIKVCEPIDVKTFDFKTDDKVKELTQIQNDIVSKQIFDKPDFWLWQHKRFKKFHKNIYKK; the protein is encoded by the coding sequence ATGTATAGAGTGATAAAAGATTATTTTAGACTTTTTTTATATAACACTTTTATCTTCTTATTTTTAATTACTCCTAAATTTATTATGGAAAAGTTTTTAAGATTTTTAGCATTTTTAGCTTATAAATTAAATAAAAAACATTTAAAAGTAGCAAGAGCGAACCTTGATTTAGTTTATAAAGATTCTATAAGTAAAGATAGAAAAGAAGAGATAATTTATAACTCTTATAAATCTTTAGTTTTTAATATGTATGAATTTATTGAAAATCAAACTATTTCAAAAGAAGAACTTTTAAGTAAAGCAAATATTTTAAATAAAGAGATAATAGAAAAAGCTTTTCAAGATAATAGAAAAATTATTTATATGACTGCGCATTATGGCGGTTGGGAGATAACTTTACCTTATATTGCACTAATGTTTGGAGATATTGCGGTTGTAAATAGAAGAATGGATAATCCTCATATTCAAAAAAAATATGAAATAGCTAGAAGTAAAAATAGAATTACTATGCTTGAAAAAGAGACTGCTGCTAAGGGGATGCTAAAAGCTTTTAAAGAAAATAAAAGTGTTGCAATTGTTATAGATCAACATATAGGTAGCGGAATAGAAGTTGAATTTTTGGCTCAAAAAGCTTATGCGACAGATTCAACTTCTCGGTTGGCTTTAAAATTTGGTGCTATTATTATTCCAATTTTTACAGTAAATAATGGTTTTAGAGATTGGACAATTAAAGTTTGTGAGCCAATTGATGTTAAAACTTTTGATTTTAAAACAGATGATAAAGTTAAAGAGTTAACTCAAATTCAAAATGATATTGTTTCTAAACAAATTTTTGATAAACCCGATTTTTGGTTATGGCAACATAAAAGATTTAAAAAATTTCATAAAAATATTTATAAAAAGTAG
- a CDS encoding BUD32 family EKC/KEOPS complex subunit: MSSIEIIAKKEFDSSRSDIFPFVFENRAYWLKKARATKPDRIQEFFYKFLPFELLIPPLKKNKKEALDFEVSKLEKFYSLGINVPKVVVKNNDYFVLEDSGKSVNRILKNKNIVEKDFYYYIDLALFELVKIHNCNSFHGGSQLRNFTFKDGKVFAIDFEESFQDNVDIKKLQYRDFLLFLLSFLKLKKLNFKIDYERIINKYLELSSNFEFKNKLIIFSKRLRFFSWLYEKDFIKKRVGSDVKYFFELIEILNKMRKNAK; the protein is encoded by the coding sequence TTGAGTAGTATAGAAATAATTGCTAAAAAAGAATTTGATTCTTCACGAAGTGATATATTCCCTTTTGTTTTTGAAAACAGAGCTTATTGGTTAAAAAAAGCTAGAGCCACAAAACCAGATAGAATACAGGAATTTTTTTATAAATTTTTACCTTTTGAACTATTAATTCCTCCTTTAAAAAAAAATAAAAAAGAGGCTTTAGATTTTGAAGTTTCTAAGCTTGAAAAATTTTATAGTTTAGGAATAAATGTTCCAAAAGTGGTTGTTAAAAATAACGATTATTTTGTTTTGGAAGATAGTGGGAAAAGTGTAAATAGAATTTTAAAGAATAAGAATATTGTAGAAAAAGATTTTTATTATTATATCGATTTAGCTTTATTTGAACTTGTAAAAATACACAATTGTAACTCCTTTCATGGTGGTAGTCAATTGAGAAATTTTACTTTTAAAGATGGTAAAGTTTTTGCTATTGATTTTGAAGAGAGTTTTCAAGATAATGTAGATATAAAAAAACTACAATATAGAGATTTTTTGTTGTTTCTATTATCATTTTTAAAATTAAAAAAGCTTAATTTTAAGATAGATTATGAAAGAATAATTAATAAATATTTAGAACTTTCCTCTAATTTTGAGTTTAAAAATAAATTAATAATTTTTAGTAAAAGACTCAGATTTTTTTCGTGGTTATATGAAAAAGATTTTATAAAAAAAAGAGTTGGAAGTGACGTAAAATATTTTTTTGAATTAATAGAAATTTTAAATAAAATGAGAAAAAATGCAAAATAA
- a CDS encoding diacylglycerol kinase, translating into MQNKPKYHLFKNTKYALDGLITAIKTESSFKLELFCAIFIIAGIIYIDTSLTNKLILLITGILVLIVELLNSAVENVVDLCTKEIHPLAKNAKDIGSTAVMFTIGLHTVCWVLILLF; encoded by the coding sequence ATGCAAAATAAACCGAAATATCATCTTTTTAAAAATACAAAATATGCATTAGATGGATTAATAACAGCAATAAAAACGGAAAGCTCTTTTAAGCTAGAGTTATTTTGTGCAATTTTTATAATTGCTGGGATAATATACATTGATACTAGTTTAACGAACAAACTAATATTACTTATAACTGGGATTTTGGTTTTGATTGTAGAGTTATTAAATTCTGCAGTTGAAAATGTAGTTGATTTATGTACAAAAGAGATACATCCTTTAGCTAAAAATGCAAAAGATATAGGTTCAACTGCTGTTATGTTTACAATAGGATTACATACAGTTTGTTGGGTTTTAATACTCTTATTTTAA